The Pygocentrus nattereri isolate fPygNat1 chromosome 12, fPygNat1.pri, whole genome shotgun sequence genome includes the window gaaaaaaaactgttaatgtaTTCAGAATTGCATGTGTCTGTTATTAAAACGAAGTCAAGTTAAGCACCGGACTGCTTACACACTCACCGTGTGGAGGGAAAAGCGAGCTGTGGTTCCGTGTCCAGAGGATCGGGCGGAAGTGCACACAGTCCGAAAGATGGGGGGCGCTCACTTTCACTTCAATGCATTAGCTTTCATAAATGAGGCTGTATGAAATGTAGTGCCCTAACTTAGACCCTCCCTTAAACGATCTTTGCTTCAAAACCTTGATATCGATGGTCGCAATCGCGCTCAAATTGGATAGCAACCTTACCAATGCAACCAGAACTTCACAGTAAGAGTCTTTGTCTGAGCACATTCTTGTTaactaaatacatacatatattgggATGTTTCCATACGTGGTCTATTATGAATGAATTCCTGTTACAAGTGAGGTTAACTAAAACGAACAAGAATGACTAAAAGTAAATTCCTTTGTTAAATTGGCAACCTCGCACATCACTTCTGAAGATGTAAAATCCATCATTATTTGAGCTTGGATACTAATCAGTTCATTTAGGCATATCAGAACCTGAGAAGAAccagaaacagagaataaaagaaggaaTACGTTTATGTGAAAATTACGTTTGTCTCCACACATCAGAAAAAAGTAGCCAAAAACAAACCGAACAAACCCTAAACTATGAAACTATTAAACTCTCatagtttattaattaataacagaattattaataatatattaattactaatattaatactattattattattaattaataataacgtGTGTGCTCATTGGTGTGTATCTCCGTCCCTTACTCTGTGGCAGGCCTGAACATACTGTGCTCCAGTGTATAGCACGCTTATATTTACCTCAGACATCATTGCTCAGGAAGGGTTTTAATAAAGCGATTATGTTGGTCTTTTTAGTGAAGAATTCTGACCGAATCCCACTGTATTCTGGGCATTCGCTCAGtaagtgcatctctctctatgtctctctctctctcaactcgtAAAACGTCAAATGTCTCATCTTTTTTTAGCGTTTGCGTTAATATACTGTACAGAGTAGATACTACGATCAGTTTGGACACCTAAATATAGCCTAGGGATCGATTTTGTCGGGAATCGGCgagtatttacatgtatttgataGCGGCGTAACATTTGTACGCAGCTCTCTGCGTACGCATGAGTACGCATCCCAGTGTTTAGTTTTGCGTACGATTTCATACGCATAGGGAGTGAGACCGGGTTGAAACATACTACAGTACTAAAAATATGTGTGTGGCTGGGGACACAGCCATAACCAATGGCTTTCAATCATCTACCTCATTTGTTTtcaacttattttctcaaaaatttGATTTACTAAGTGTAATTCATGCAAATTAAGCAATGCATTATGCATTAACACAATGACAACTTACAATACAAAGATTATACAGCACAAAACTGTTGAGTTTTGTTGGTAGTTAAGCTGTGACCTAATGAGAAATTAAACTCAGTTAACAATGTACTCAACTAATAATTGCTAGATATTTAATCACTTACTAATATAAAAATACCTAATATAGAAATTATGGCAATTTAGGTAAACACTAGAATATCATTTTCAACAATTTGTGACCCTCAATATAAAGTGTAACCATGATAAGTTATTAAACATACCTAAATGCACAGTAAATGCTATCACTAAATTTGTATTACATGCATTTGTTGAAAAAGCagatgtgcttttgttttgttttgttttctctctgaaCAATTTAAATTGCACTTAAGTAGATTTAAGTGTGTAATTTGTAGAAATAATTAGAATAACTATATAGTATATacattatgtacatttacatttacagcgtttaacagatgctcttatccagagcaacttacaagaagtgctttgtctgtctagagaaagtatctttgctagttaccagtaggttagagagaaagatggtcctgagctcagatactgcaaGAAACTAAAGTCACAAAATGAACAGAGTTaagcacagaactctgtgcaatacactacactacactataatacactacaatacactacaaaacaatacactacaatacactataatacactacactacactacaatacactataatacaatgaACTACAATGCAgggcaatacaataaaatacaatataatacaatagtGCAGCACgatatattgcaatcaatatgtaattcaatgctcatttaagtgctgtgtaaagagatgagtcttcagtctgtgtttgaagacagcgagagactctACTGTATGGGAGTTCATTCctccacttgggtgccagtacagagaacattctagacgcttgtcttccacgtgtATCGAAGGGTGGCGGGTCAAGGCGATctgtacttgaagctcgaaGTATACACTTGgaattatatgtatatactaCTGGTCCATTTCTCTATTACATATTGAAGTATACTATAAGTAAAAAGTAGACTATCAGTAAAACTaagtaaaattaaaaactaGACTATCAGTAAAACTAAGTACAATTAAAACAAGACTATCAGTAAAACTAAGTACAATTAAAAACTAGACTATCAGTAAAACTAAGTACAATTAAAAACTAGACTATCAGTAAAACTAAGTACAATTAAAACAAGACTATCAGTAAAACTAAGTGCAATTAAAAACTAGACTATCAGTAAAACTAAGTACAATTAAAAACTAGACTATCAGTAAAACTAAGTACAATTAAAACAAGACTATCAGTAAAACTAAGTACAATTAAAAACTAGACTATCAGTAAAACTAAGTACAATTAAAACAAGACTATCAGTAAAACTAAGTAGAATTAAAAACTAGACTATCAGTAAAACTAAGTACAATTAAAACAAGACTATCAGTAAAACTAAGTACAATTAAAAACTAGACTATCAGTAAAACTAAGTACAATTACTTTTTTGTTCTAAATGAATTTAAGAAATTGTTCAGAcacaaatgtttcagtattgactcttttggtagtgacaatattttctcattttgagcagaactcaaaaacactagccaggTACACAGCTGTGGGCACCCTACTTGGGGATTTTGGGAGTTGGAGGCTTGCGTGGTGCAAccccactttttaaaaattaattgatagtatatgtaaatgttctacTTTATTCCATACTGCTGTGTTTGGTCCACCcaaatatatatgcaaataccCTAAATGAAACATTCATGCTGCACTTTAATCAAacaatcattattttattaagtatCACTGCATGGCAAGAGCATACATCATAGATTCATTTTCACTCATGGTTTTAGTAGGTGAGTTTTATGTGATGATTAATATGTGAAAAGTTAAAATTGACACAATtcatgatttttcattttttctatttaaatgtaatctaAATACCATGAATACATACAGGTAACATAAAGGTAAAAATAACGGTACATTTAATGCGGTTATGTTTCTTTATATGTTGTACAATATGCAGTATCATTatctttgtaaaataaaacagatctTGATTGAAAGGCACTGATGCAGTTACACTACTGAATTGCAGATTATATAGGTACTTCATAGTCTGCAAGCTGCCTACTGACACTCCAGTGAAACGTTGCTGCGCATTTCTCAATGTTCTGTTAGGAGTTACAGGGATGCAACATAGTCATTAGCAGCACTGACAATGTGGCGTAGTGCTAACATAATGAGGATGTCTGTTGGATCATTTGTGTCAGATTCATAACAGTAGTTCTTGACTGGGAAGATAAACTTCACAGGAGCTCCAATCAGATTAGAGCACTGGTTGAtctgaacacacacattcagagagggagagagagagagagagagagagagagggagagagaggacaggaagAGGTCATCAGTAAATGATAATGGAGCTTCACAATGCAAAGTTACTTATTTCCATCTATTCTCAATTATTGCATCACATCAAATACTaacatcagttttttttttctattaccTTGATATGAAGGCCTACCTATAGACAATGTGTTACCCAGGAACAGATGAGGTAAACATACTGAGATCACACAGAATCAGGGCTaagaaaaatacacatttggCAAAAGgctctaaaatgtttttacttacAAAAAACTCACATTACAACAAATATATCTTTATACAACAtttagcgtttttttttttactttatttttttattaacaactagaatttaagcattttattttgtaactCAAGCATGTAAAGGATCCTAACATTCTGTCGATTTGTAGATTAATCCCTGACCCTCACTCTAGAAGGACATACAGCTGTCTTGgctttatcctttttttttcaaacgaGCACTGTGAGATTATGACTATGATTtatgacataaataaataaattgtggcTTTTCTTGAAAAGTCTTGCTTAGTGGCCCCAAACTTAGTAATGGAAACCTGGTTCCAACCCTAATCCATGTCCATGTCCTAGTCCATgactggctggatcagatgcattcaTATTAGGTTAATTAAGGGGGttgcaggttggaactaaactctgcaggaaagtaggtCTTCGGGAGGAAGGTTGGTAAACACGGGTGTAGCAATTAAGATTAATATCTGCGCCTCTGTAATCCAACCAGATGAGGAATATCAGGAGCTCACCTTTTCATGAATTTTCTTGCTTGTGTAGGTCTTTTTCAGATCTTTTTTAACAAGGGGGCAGACTTCATCAATCTTTGTCAAAAGAATGAATTGAGGAATGTCTGTAATTCACAACATCCATTCAGAATCATTAGAATTCCATTAGATTTTATACATTTCtaataattattgtttattttctcatCCACAGTTGTTAAGTACTGCTATAGTATGttattcctctcttttcttatattttcattttccctGAATGTTGTTGTACTTATATTGTACTTAATTGCTCATAAttaatgtacagttgtacaccgatcagacataaccttgtttctacactcagtgtccattttattagctccacttactatatacgctcactagccactttattaggtgctttttaacacaaatagctaatcagccaatcacagggccacaactcagtgcatttaggcatgtagaggtggtcaagacaacttgctgaagtgcagaccgagcatcagaacggggaagaaaggggatttaagggactttgaacgtggcgtggttgttggtgccagacgggctggtctgagtatttcagaaactgctgatctactgggattttcacgctcaaccatctctagggttcacagagaacggtccgaaaaagaggaaatatccagtgagcggtcagttgtgtggacgaaaatgccttgatgatgtttaagtttaagtgatactgttttgatcccacaactggggaaattccatctccgcatttaacccatccatgcaagtgaaacaccacacacacactagggggcagtgagcacacttgcccggagcggtgggcagccctatccacagcgcccggggagcaattgggggttaggtgtcttgctcaaggacacctcagtcatggactgtcggcgctggggattgaaccggcaaccttccggtcacagggccctaacctccagcccacgactgccccaagtgtgtacctaataaagtggccggtgagtgtagatgcactttgtagttctacaaagTGGTAAATGgaccattctcagtccagcagtgacactgagctgtttaaaaactccagttacAAATTGCACTTACTatataagtggagctgataaaaatgggcaatgagtgtagaaacaaggaggtggtcatagtgttTGGTGTGATTGGTGCATATGTCTGTCACAGATTAGTAATGTGGTGATGGGCCCAAGTGCATAGTGTGGAAACTTGTTTGTGTTGTATTGCAAGGGAGGAAACATGGCAATTTGACAAGAGGGGGAAAACAACATTTGTTTGCAGAATGTCATAAAGCGCTCACACTAAAATAAACTGGCAGAGTAGCATAAACTGGCAGAGTAGCATAATCTTGATCATGCAGTTATATTatcagtaaaaacacaaataatggATGAGACTCAATATTGAGTCATACTGAGTGTTTATcatgagaatgagaaaaaatgagaaagaaatctCAACAAATAGTCCAGACAACAGTGGTCCTATGGTCCAGACTGACCACTAATGAAAGACTAGAGGTCATAAGTCAAGCACACTGAAAAGACTATGAAATGATACTGAAATCCTAAAacatataaagatgttttttttttcagccaagATGCTTGTATACCTGCcatgtttgcattgttttgtggtagaaatggttttatttttgtcatgctGAAAAAAACTTATTAAATAGCATTTTAATACCTAAAATCACTTACCATAAATAACATTACTTACCAATGTCATTGGCTTGTTCTTTGACTGTTTTCATCTTATTGATGATAGACTGATCCATTAGAGAGAGGCTGTTTGCTGACACAATGGTCACCAGACAGTGAACTTTATCATCTGGGCTGGGGTTACTAACATAGTTACGGTCACCTTCTGTCAGAGGAGTGTCAGGATTAAACTGGAAGAAAGGggcacatttgtttttatgtggtATCTGAATATCACAACtgtttaaacccttaaaatcccTTTAAAAAGAGGGATGTCCAAGAGTTGGAATTAAAggtaataaaaaattaaaggtAATAAAACATTAtgcaaaaatcttagacgcctgagaaaaaaatacatttaaaatactatTTGAATGGTAGTGTGTATTTGCACAGAAATTATAATGAAATGcacttaatattaatataacagGTAGTAATTTGTGTATAGCAGGGTGTTAGCTTATCCACTTCTAAATCTCTTCTTGTGGCAGCTCAATATTATTTGTAGCTCTCATCCAATATCTGTGCTTTAGAGCGATGGCTTGAGGGCATCAGTGAGAAATTGGGAATCAAATCTCTGTTCTAACCAGCTCATAAGCTGTAAATTAATTTTTGAAAACAAACTAAACTGCTAAacttgtgtttatttaaattgtaattatatatgcaaaaaacacacttcCTGCCTGAAAACATGGTGtgtaagacttttgcacagcaatgTATATAAAAACTAAGCCAacttaacaataacaataaaaaaagtttgggtttttttgcctcatatctccaaaatgataactttacaggaaaaaaaaatacttctaGTAAGTCAATTGAACTTTTTTCAAAGtaaatttgggtcatttcttttagtttgttcatcatgaaatttacacacaatgaaaaaggcaacagata containing:
- the LOC108416171 gene encoding interferon-induced protein 44-like isoform X2, with the translated sequence MNDVMGLENKDGVQTADVISVLLGHVKEGYKFNPDTPLTEGDRNYVSNPSPDDKVHCLVTIVSANSLSLMDQSIINKMKTVKEQANDIDIPQFILLTKIDEVCPLVKKDLKKTYTSKKIHEKINQCSNLIGAPVKFIFPVKNYCYESDTNDPTDILIMLALRHIVSAANDYVASL
- the LOC108416171 gene encoding interferon-induced protein 44-like isoform X1, with translation MEKCRLEYKTYKIENVNGGFLPFVMNDVMGLENKDGVQTADVISVLLGHVKEGYKFNPDTPLTEGDRNYVSNPSPDDKVHCLVTIVSANSLSLMDQSIINKMKTVKEQANDIDIPQFILLTKIDEVCPLVKKDLKKTYTSKKIHEKINQCSNLIGAPVKFIFPVKNYCYESDTNDPTDILIMLALRHIVSAANDYVASL